A genomic window from Coleofasciculus chthonoplastes PCC 7420 includes:
- a CDS encoding glycosyltransferase produces MNKYYIFFTRNVLPKPEAHIVHDVNTANAAANLGYPTALVYLQKPRQSLNPIDWIYPFRLSQPEEKIVKYYNIHNKLKVIPLAMPWPIGRIGGKWTHPSTIVCKYYFPIHIFPHTKILHTLDWNLVKAAIQSGIPVIYEREHYPNHKYDQDIVQNPLFQVAVTVAEPVREKMIQKGMPPDKILKLHLSFNQSFLVQQPAKAKEWRQKLLTEGRQNLVVYSGGLYRFKGVELLIDVAQKLPQIQFAFAGGDESQVQAYRQLAREKQVANVTFLGYIQHEHLPSLLQAADILAHPHCSGEAATFTSPLKFFEYLASGTPILATEIPPLMEFKEANIIAGWCEPDNSNQYAQCLKQLLENYPRKIDGYVEQINFARQFSWESRMAKIMSYVQEYMRPPLSRGDK; encoded by the coding sequence ATGAATAAATATTATATTTTTTTTACGAGAAATGTCTTGCCTAAACCTGAAGCTCATATAGTTCATGATGTTAATACTGCTAATGCAGCAGCAAACCTAGGCTATCCGACTGCCTTAGTTTATCTTCAGAAACCACGGCAATCCCTTAATCCCATTGACTGGATTTATCCATTTCGCCTGAGCCAACCAGAGGAAAAAATCGTTAAATATTACAATATTCACAATAAACTTAAAGTTATTCCCCTCGCTATGCCGTGGCCCATTGGTCGAATTGGAGGAAAGTGGACTCACCCCAGTACGATAGTTTGCAAGTACTATTTTCCTATTCATATTTTTCCTCATACTAAAATTTTGCATACTTTAGATTGGAATTTGGTGAAAGCAGCTATTCAATCGGGTATTCCAGTTATTTACGAGCGAGAACACTATCCGAACCATAAATATGATCAAGACATTGTTCAAAATCCTCTCTTTCAAGTAGCGGTCACTGTTGCCGAACCTGTGCGCGAGAAAATGATTCAAAAGGGCATGCCACCCGATAAAATACTCAAGCTTCATCTTAGTTTTAATCAATCATTTCTAGTTCAACAACCTGCAAAAGCTAAAGAATGGCGACAAAAGTTGCTAACCGAGGGACGACAAAACCTGGTAGTATATTCAGGAGGATTGTATCGATTTAAAGGGGTTGAACTGCTAATTGATGTTGCTCAAAAATTACCCCAGATTCAATTTGCCTTTGCCGGAGGAGATGAATCTCAGGTACAAGCCTATAGGCAACTAGCTAGGGAAAAGCAGGTTGCTAATGTTACGTTCTTAGGTTATATTCAACACGAACATCTACCTAGTTTACTACAAGCTGCCGATATTTTAGCTCATCCCCACTGTTCGGGCGAAGCCGCAACGTTTACCTCACCTCTCAAATTCTTTGAGTACTTAGCGTCTGGAACTCCTATTTTAGCAACAGAGATCCCTCCATTAATGGAATTCAAAGAGGCAAATATTATTGCTGGCTGGTGTGAACCCGATAATTCAAATCAATATGCTCAATGCCTTAAGCAATTGTTAGAGAATTACCCTCGGAAAATTGATGGTTATGTTGAACAGATTAATTTTGCACGCCAGTTTTCTTGGGAAAGTAGAATGGCTAAAATAATGAGTTATGTACAGGAGTATATGCGGCCTCCTCTCTCTAGAGGAGATAAGTAA
- a CDS encoding glycosyltransferase family 4 protein, whose product MDQLKKTNVLKPKRKISLVVSDLSSSGSGRWGGAVRPFLLYKALKKLNYEVEVIGFVPHEQSSDIPPSEIPIITIPAYNYPKFIISINTLIKTIQGNIIYASKLKPTSFGVALIKKFKTRCPVLLDIDDWELSWYGGDDWAYRPSLKQFARDILKPEGALRNPNHPVYLRLTEGLVSQADVITTHTHFMQERFGGVYLPQGKDTTVFDPSQYNPETSRKRYDLADYRVLMFPGAPRPYKGVEDVLMALDQLNESDLRLVIVGGSPYDDYDHQLMEKWGRWIIKLPRLPVSAMPEVVAAAHIVVVPQRDTPAAKAQFPLKLTDAMAMGKPILSTRVGDIPEILGDTGYLVDASSPEQIADKIRWIFQNYQEAIERGKEARKRCMECYSIDKMADILSEVISQL is encoded by the coding sequence GTGGATCAGTTAAAAAAGACCAACGTGTTGAAACCCAAGCGAAAGATTTCATTAGTTGTCAGTGACTTATCGAGCAGTGGATCGGGCAGGTGGGGCGGTGCCGTGCGACCTTTTTTATTGTATAAAGCTCTCAAAAAACTCAATTATGAAGTCGAAGTTATAGGATTTGTTCCCCACGAGCAGAGTTCAGATATTCCGCCTTCTGAAATTCCTATTATTACAATTCCCGCTTATAATTATCCAAAATTCATTATTTCAATTAATACTCTAATTAAGACTATTCAAGGCAATATTATTTATGCCAGCAAATTAAAACCAACAAGTTTTGGGGTTGCCCTTATTAAAAAGTTTAAAACCCGATGTCCTGTTCTCTTAGATATAGACGATTGGGAGTTAAGTTGGTATGGAGGTGATGATTGGGCATACCGTCCTAGCTTAAAACAATTCGCTAGAGATATTTTAAAACCTGAAGGCGCTCTCAGAAATCCGAATCATCCTGTTTATTTAAGGTTGACCGAAGGGTTAGTTTCCCAAGCTGATGTGATTACCACCCACACCCATTTCATGCAAGAACGGTTTGGTGGTGTATATCTACCTCAGGGCAAAGATACGACAGTGTTTGACCCCAGTCAGTATAATCCAGAAACCAGTAGAAAACGATATGATCTGGCTGACTATCGAGTTCTCATGTTTCCAGGAGCGCCACGCCCTTATAAAGGGGTAGAAGATGTTTTAATGGCGCTGGATCAATTAAATGAGTCCGACTTAAGGCTTGTCATTGTTGGGGGTAGTCCATACGATGATTATGATCATCAACTGATGGAAAAATGGGGACGTTGGATTATTAAGCTACCCAGATTACCTGTATCAGCAATGCCTGAAGTCGTTGCGGCAGCTCATATTGTAGTCGTTCCTCAGCGAGATACTCCAGCCGCTAAAGCCCAGTTTCCGCTGAAACTAACTGATGCGATGGCAATGGGCAAACCAATTTTATCGACGCGCGTTGGCGACATTCCAGAAATTTTAGGAGACACGGGTTATTTGGTCGATGCCAGTTCTCCTGAACAAATTGCTGATAAAATTCGGTGGATATTTCAAAACTACCAAGAAGCAATTGAGCGAGGAAAAGAAGCGAGAAAAAGGTGTATGGAGTGTTACAGTATAGATAAAATGGCAGATATACTATCTGAAGTGATTAGTCAATTATAG
- a CDS encoding ABC transporter ATP-binding protein, translating to MASNLLSKVIRRYPTRVAITVLLGLSGGLFNGVGTALIAPIVLNLLGIDLDLKSGPPILKAIMSPFNNLPGNYRLVAMAGAIVGLIILKNLSNYASTLASSSLRRRITCDLREAGVKLLLDVDIDFYSRMKVGDLVNRLGTEIGRAAGEVSTILNMMVTVTNALVFLALLLALSWELTLASTVLVAIVALVNQYSISRAKAFGKQLSSLSKAYSIAVLETLSGIRLVKATGNDEREYQRIQQLIRDREKADFKSQANNAAIAPVGEVTSIVGLLGIVFMGRIFFASQIENLSGVLFTFLVLLQRLLPLISQLNRARGSLANSSASVEVAHDFLRQDNKPFMKPGSQPYHPLKEGIHFHQLSFAYPTQPNKVVLKEVNLDLPRGTTLALVGASGAGKSTLADLLPRFYDPTEGSITLDGIDLREFDIKSLRNNMGIVSQDTFLFNTSVHDNIAYARPDASEKDVIKAARRANALEFIEQLPGGFNTMIGDRGVLLSGGQRQRLAIARAILQNPDILILDEATSALDTVSERLVQEALEELSRDRTTLVIAHRLSTVQNADQIAVLEKGCVMEVGKHEELLRKGGYYARLYQMQFAEHPQGTPTTNPALMKASHEVRTMLNSMLGSIRLLADDLVDTPEEENELLEESYSSAINILNTIELFENSAKMVKK from the coding sequence ATGGCTTCCAATTTATTATCAAAAGTTATTAGGCGATATCCAACTAGAGTGGCGATAACGGTTCTCTTAGGATTATCGGGTGGATTATTTAACGGTGTGGGTACAGCCCTAATCGCTCCGATCGTTTTAAATCTTTTAGGGATAGATTTAGATTTAAAAAGTGGTCCTCCTATTCTTAAGGCAATTATGTCTCCCTTTAATAACCTGCCAGGAAATTATCGGCTGGTAGCGATGGCGGGAGCTATTGTGGGACTAATTATATTAAAAAATCTTTCTAATTATGCCAGTACATTAGCCTCCAGTTCGTTGAGACGCCGAATTACCTGTGATTTACGTGAAGCCGGCGTGAAATTATTACTCGACGTAGATATAGATTTTTACTCTCGCATGAAAGTCGGTGATCTCGTGAATCGCCTAGGGACAGAAATTGGTCGAGCTGCTGGGGAGGTTAGCACCATACTGAATATGATGGTGACGGTAACGAATGCCCTAGTATTTCTCGCCTTATTACTGGCTCTTTCCTGGGAATTGACATTAGCTTCAACAGTTTTAGTTGCTATTGTTGCGTTAGTCAATCAATACTCAATTAGTCGTGCCAAAGCATTTGGCAAACAGCTATCAAGTCTGTCAAAAGCTTATTCGATTGCCGTGCTAGAAACGTTGAGCGGAATTCGACTGGTTAAAGCTACCGGTAATGATGAGAGAGAGTATCAACGAATCCAACAGCTAATCCGCGATCGCGAAAAGGCGGATTTTAAATCCCAGGCGAACAATGCAGCCATAGCACCCGTTGGTGAAGTGACTAGCATTGTCGGGTTGCTGGGGATTGTGTTTATGGGACGAATATTTTTTGCCAGTCAGATTGAAAATCTATCAGGGGTATTGTTCACTTTTCTCGTCTTACTGCAAAGGCTCTTACCTTTAATTTCCCAGTTAAACAGAGCTAGGGGTTCCTTAGCGAATAGTTCAGCTAGTGTGGAAGTGGCACATGACTTCCTGCGCCAGGATAATAAGCCCTTTATGAAGCCAGGATCTCAGCCTTACCATCCCTTAAAAGAAGGGATTCATTTTCATCAGCTATCGTTTGCCTATCCGACTCAACCGAACAAGGTAGTGTTAAAAGAGGTTAATTTAGACTTACCTCGTGGGACAACATTAGCGTTAGTGGGAGCATCGGGTGCAGGTAAGTCAACGTTAGCGGATTTATTACCACGATTTTATGATCCCACAGAGGGGAGTATTACCCTAGATGGAATCGATTTGCGGGAGTTTGATATCAAAAGTCTCCGTAATAATATGGGAATTGTTAGCCAAGATACATTTTTGTTCAATACCTCGGTTCACGATAATATTGCTTATGCTCGACCAGATGCTTCCGAAAAAGATGTAATTAAAGCGGCGCGACGGGCGAATGCCTTAGAATTTATTGAACAACTCCCTGGGGGGTTTAATACGATGATTGGCGATCGCGGGGTGTTATTGTCAGGAGGACAGCGTCAGCGCCTTGCGATCGCTCGCGCTATTTTACAAAATCCGGATATCTTGATTCTGGACGAAGCTACGAGTGCATTAGATACAGTTTCTGAGCGTTTGGTGCAAGAAGCGCTGGAGGAATTGAGTCGCGATCGCACAACTCTGGTTATTGCTCACCGCCTTTCCACTGTGCAAAACGCCGATCAAATTGCGGTTTTAGAGAAAGGGTGTGTGATGGAAGTCGGGAAACACGAGGAACTTTTACGCAAAGGAGGATATTATGCACGGTTGTATCAGATGCAATTTGCTGAACATCCTCAAGGTACGCCCACCACAAATCCTGCTTTAATGAAAGCCTCTCACGAAGTCCGAACCATGCTCAATTCCATGCTCGGTTCTATCCGGTTGTTAGCCGATGACTTAGTAGATACTCCAGAAGAGGAAAATGAATTACTAGAAGAATCTTATAGTTCAGCTATAAATATTCTCAATACTATTGAGTTGTTTGAAAATAGTGCTAAAATGGTCAAAAAATAG